Proteins encoded in a region of the Haloarcula sp. CBA1129 genome:
- a CDS encoding sodium-dependent transporter — protein sequence MSDRETWASRLGFILAAIGSAVGLGNIWQFPFKTATNGGAVFLVFYLVAVLLIGFPAMLAEFIIGRRTNRNAVDAFAELGFKQWRVVGGLGVFTGFWILSYYNVVGGWVMRYILGSATGAYFGNSAEYFGAISSGPEAVVGQALFLLVCVGIVAVGVEDGIEKATKVMVPSIVILMVGMAAWVTTLEGAGAGYSYFLSPDFSTLAANAGDLIPFAVGQAFFTLSLGMAAMITYSSYIGDDESLPVDGGIIVVTNTLVGVLAGLVVFPILFAINVSPDTSGPSAIFVAMASAFPQLPGGRLLGVVFFGVVLIAAISSAISLLEVAVSYGIDNTSYSRVQLSAMLGVVLFALGFPSAWDLAWFGWFDTLAYKLFLPLSVLLILVFVGWVLSSNAVAELRQGTGGLRAFGPTWLWMVRTVVILGVILTLALGLQTLFLAEDPAIIPPI from the coding sequence ATGAGTGACAGAGAAACGTGGGCCTCACGGCTCGGGTTCATTCTCGCAGCAATCGGTAGCGCAGTCGGCCTCGGAAACATCTGGCAGTTCCCGTTCAAGACCGCGACAAACGGCGGCGCAGTGTTTCTCGTCTTTTACCTCGTCGCCGTATTGCTCATCGGCTTCCCGGCAATGCTGGCAGAATTCATCATCGGGCGGCGAACGAACCGCAATGCCGTCGACGCGTTCGCGGAACTCGGGTTCAAGCAGTGGCGGGTCGTCGGTGGCCTGGGCGTCTTTACCGGGTTCTGGATTCTCTCGTATTACAACGTCGTCGGAGGGTGGGTCATGCGGTATATCCTCGGCAGTGCGACGGGGGCATACTTCGGAAACTCCGCGGAGTACTTCGGTGCCATCTCCAGTGGTCCGGAGGCCGTCGTCGGGCAGGCGTTGTTCCTGCTAGTCTGTGTCGGCATCGTCGCAGTGGGTGTCGAAGACGGTATCGAGAAGGCGACAAAGGTGATGGTTCCCAGTATTGTGATCCTCATGGTCGGGATGGCGGCCTGGGTCACCACACTCGAAGGAGCCGGGGCAGGCTACAGCTACTTCCTCTCACCGGACTTCTCGACGCTGGCGGCAAACGCAGGTGACCTGATCCCGTTCGCAGTTGGACAGGCGTTTTTCACCCTCTCGCTGGGGATGGCAGCCATGATTACTTACTCGTCGTACATCGGTGACGACGAAAGCCTCCCTGTTGATGGTGGTATCATCGTCGTGACGAACACGCTCGTCGGTGTGCTGGCTGGGCTTGTCGTGTTCCCGATCCTCTTCGCGATCAACGTCAGTCCCGACACCAGCGGCCCGTCGGCCATCTTCGTCGCGATGGCGTCGGCGTTCCCACAGCTCCCCGGGGGGCGACTCCTCGGCGTCGTGTTCTTCGGCGTTGTCCTCATCGCGGCGATCTCCTCTGCGATCAGCCTGCTAGAGGTTGCAGTCTCCTACGGCATTGACAACACGTCATACTCGCGGGTGCAGCTGTCAGCAATGCTTGGGGTTGTGCTGTTCGCCTTGGGCTTCCCATCAGCCTGGGACCTAGCGTGGTTCGGCTGGTTCGACACGCTCGCGTACAAGCTGTTCCTCCCGCTGTCGGTGCTGCTCATCCTAGTGTTCGTCGGCTGGGTTCTCTCCTCCAATGCGGTTGCCGAGCTCCGACAAGGGACGGGTGGGCTTCGAGCGTTCGGTCCGACTTGGCTCTGGATGGTCCGAACGGTGGTCATCCTCGGCGTCATCCTGACGCTGGCTCTCGGACTGCAGACGCTGTTCCTCGCCGAGGACCCGGCGATCATCCCGCCGATATAA
- a CDS encoding RNA methyltransferase, giving the protein MISVAVVDAETPGNVGTIARSMKNFDLSELLLVDPPELDPDGEAYGFAGQARDDILPNARTVTFDEIVENYHTVACTATTNEDPANHVRYPATTPADLADSLRDVEGDICVVFGRERVGLSNDELARLDVICSIPASASYPVLNLGQAATIVLYELRELTVDETQHPEELHTLAETPAVEGLHEEFDRFLGTIGHPEEKQHKARRLFRRVLGRAQPTGRETKTLRGLFRQARQRIERAEDD; this is encoded by the coding sequence ATGATATCGGTCGCCGTCGTCGACGCGGAGACGCCGGGTAACGTCGGCACCATCGCCCGGTCGATGAAGAACTTCGACCTGTCGGAGCTGCTGTTGGTCGATCCGCCGGAGTTGGACCCTGACGGCGAGGCATACGGCTTTGCTGGACAGGCCCGTGACGACATCCTCCCGAACGCCCGGACAGTGACGTTCGACGAGATCGTCGAGAATTACCACACCGTCGCCTGTACGGCGACGACCAACGAGGACCCGGCCAACCACGTCCGGTATCCGGCGACGACGCCGGCCGACTTGGCTGACTCGCTCCGGGACGTCGAGGGCGACATCTGCGTCGTCTTCGGCCGCGAGCGGGTCGGACTCTCAAACGACGAGCTCGCACGGCTGGACGTCATCTGTTCTATCCCGGCCAGCGCGTCGTACCCGGTGTTGAATCTCGGACAGGCGGCTACCATCGTTCTCTATGAACTCCGCGAGCTAACTGTCGACGAGACCCAGCATCCCGAGGAACTGCACACCCTCGCCGAGACGCCGGCCGTCGAGGGATTACACGAGGAGTTCGACCGCTTCCTCGGCACTATTGGTCACCCCGAAGAGAAACAGCACAAGGCCCGGCGGCTGTTCCGGCGGGTGCTCGGGCGTGCGCAACCGACCGGTCGAGAGACGAAGACGCTTCGCGGCCTGTTCCGGCAAGCCCGACAGCGCATCGAGCGGGCCGAAGACGATTAG
- the sop2 gene encoding sensory rhodopsin II, whose translation MATITTWFTLGLLGELLGTAVLAYGYTLVPEEVRKRYLLLIAIPGIAIVAYALMALGFGSIQSDGHTVYVIRYIDWLLTTPLNVWFLALLAGASQKDTVKLVVLQALTIVFGFAGAVTPSPVNYALFAVGATLFGGVIYLLYRNIAVAAKSTLSDIEISLYRTLRNFVVVLWLVYPVVWLLGAAGLGLMDVETATLVIVYLDVVTKVGFGVIALLAMIDLGSVGDTAEESTAVAGD comes from the coding sequence ATGGCAACGATAACGACTTGGTTCACGCTGGGACTACTGGGTGAACTGCTCGGGACGGCGGTGCTGGCGTACGGCTACACGCTCGTCCCCGAAGAGGTACGGAAGCGGTATCTGCTGCTGATCGCGATTCCGGGTATCGCAATCGTCGCCTACGCTCTGATGGCGCTTGGTTTTGGGTCGATACAGAGCGATGGCCACACGGTGTACGTGATTCGGTACATTGATTGGCTGTTGACGACGCCGCTCAACGTCTGGTTCTTGGCGCTACTCGCCGGCGCGAGCCAGAAGGACACGGTGAAACTCGTCGTCCTGCAGGCGTTGACTATCGTCTTCGGGTTCGCCGGCGCGGTCACGCCATCGCCGGTCAACTACGCGTTGTTCGCGGTCGGCGCGACACTGTTCGGCGGTGTCATCTACCTCCTCTATCGGAATATCGCGGTGGCTGCGAAGTCGACCCTGTCCGACATCGAGATCAGCCTGTACCGCACGCTCCGGAACTTCGTCGTCGTTCTCTGGCTGGTGTACCCGGTCGTGTGGCTGCTCGGTGCGGCAGGACTGGGACTGATGGATGTCGAAACTGCGACACTCGTGATTGTGTACCTCGACGTGGTCACGAAAGTCGGCTTCGGCGTCATCGCCTTGCTGGCGATGATAGACCTCGGCTCAGTCGGTGACACTGCCGAGGAGTCGACGGCGGTGGCAGGGGACTAG
- a CDS encoding transcription initiation factor IIB family protein, with product MERPTRQRDSDQEEREEESESTGQQTCPECESESISSDGGGELVCEDCGLVIEDENIDRGPEWRAFNHSERQSKSRVGAPTTQTMHDKGLTTQIDWKDKDAYGRSLSSEKRSQMHRLRKWQERIRTKDAGERNLQFALSEIDRMASALGVPRSVREVASVIYRRALNEDLIRGRSIEGVATACLYAACRQEGIPRSLEEVSDVSRVEQKEIGRTYRYVAQELELKMEPVDPKQYVPRFASELELSEEVQSKANEIIDTTAEQGLLSGKSPTGYAAAAIYAASLLCNEKKTQREVADVAQVTEVTIRNRYQEQIEAMGIH from the coding sequence ATGGAACGGCCGACGCGCCAGCGGGATTCTGACCAGGAGGAACGCGAGGAGGAGTCCGAGAGCACGGGCCAGCAGACCTGTCCCGAGTGTGAGTCGGAGTCCATATCTAGCGACGGCGGTGGTGAACTCGTCTGCGAGGACTGTGGCCTCGTCATCGAGGACGAGAACATCGACCGCGGGCCGGAGTGGCGGGCGTTCAATCACTCCGAACGCCAGTCCAAGTCACGCGTCGGAGCCCCCACGACCCAGACGATGCACGACAAGGGGCTGACCACACAGATCGACTGGAAGGACAAGGACGCCTACGGTCGGTCGCTCTCCTCGGAGAAGCGGAGCCAGATGCACCGCCTCCGGAAATGGCAGGAGCGCATCCGAACCAAGGACGCCGGCGAGCGGAACCTGCAGTTCGCGCTGTCAGAGATCGACCGCATGGCGAGCGCACTCGGTGTCCCCCGGTCGGTCCGGGAGGTTGCCTCGGTCATCTACCGACGGGCGCTCAACGAGGACCTCATCCGCGGTCGCTCCATCGAGGGCGTCGCCACGGCCTGCCTGTACGCGGCCTGTCGACAGGAAGGCATCCCCCGCAGTCTGGAAGAAGTCTCGGATGTCTCTCGGGTCGAGCAGAAGGAAATCGGGCGGACGTATCGCTACGTCGCTCAGGAACTCGAACTGAAGATGGAACCGGTCGACCCCAAGCAGTACGTCCCGCGGTTTGCCTCCGAACTGGAACTCTCCGAGGAAGTCCAGTCCAAGGCCAACGAAATCATCGACACGACCGCCGAGCAGGGCCTGCTCTCGGGGAAATCACCGACCGGCTACGCCGCCGCAGCCATCTACGCCGCCTCGCTGCTCTGTAACGAAAAGAAGACACAGCGCGAGGTCGCTGACGTGGCTCAGGTGACAGAAGTCACCATCCGGAACCGGTATCAGGAGCAGATCGAAGCGATGGGCATCCACTGA
- a CDS encoding bacterio-opsin activator domain-containing protein gives MVPSIMDGHDVPALYGPAIDTLPLMVAIVDASGVILSTNEAWSEFGRANGTELTPKTLGVNYLDIADMADAMTGQQAADGIRAVLAGEQSSFELEYPCHTPSTKRWFRLYVAPFTIDGATYASIAHIDITQRKQREATLEAANDICTDANRTFTEQLNALLELGCETLETSFGTLSQTHGDEYVFEAVTAPPTVDLEAGRTASIESLPNCRHVVEHREPLAISDVEAEAPDLADPEWGIASYIGAPVVVDGAVYGTFCFYGLEPRETVFTQWDLTFVRLLSDWAGYELERQRHTEQRNALNTALPDPSFIIDAEGRFLDCLTDPETMLTVDDTDTLVGQTLHEFFPDDTADSLLETVRTALRTGLFQSVEYSLQVPGGKRWFEARVAPLESRAYDLDTVIFVARDITAHKERQAELERQRDELEQAQRLNVLGREIAKALQDTQTREEIESAVCTHLTESDLYQAVWAGSRGSATRIALGAAAGIDTATPEHISPGEHSLARDAIDTGEVQVVEDIADLSTPSDTKRDRPLIADRCSVAAVPLTTGETTYGVLMVYASTEATIGCRESDILADLGRLIALSIQRVHSQQSLLAATTVELEFLTPDSDDIFASLSAMLDCSFTLERRVPTSSGSCLHYVRVSGGDTDRVCQALTEVPSVESCAVVETAAENRAPLLEVTLNEIAASPFDTLTDYGGAVRRAVAADGDLRFATEMAPDINVRAVVEAIQEVAPGTELRSKQYVDQPVSTVTDFQTQIRDRLTPKQAAALKTAYARGYYDWPRGSSAEELAETLDISAPTLHYRLRKAHDAVIGALFGSGTGSEKLD, from the coding sequence ATGGTCCCGAGTATCATGGATGGCCATGATGTCCCAGCCCTGTACGGGCCAGCCATCGATACACTACCCCTCATGGTTGCGATTGTAGATGCGTCCGGGGTGATTCTCTCGACGAACGAGGCGTGGAGCGAGTTCGGCCGGGCAAACGGAACAGAGCTGACACCGAAGACGCTGGGCGTGAACTACCTTGACATCGCCGACATGGCGGACGCCATGACCGGGCAACAGGCAGCCGACGGAATCAGGGCCGTTCTCGCCGGCGAGCAATCCTCGTTCGAACTCGAATACCCGTGTCACACCCCGTCGACGAAACGGTGGTTCCGGTTGTACGTCGCCCCGTTCACCATCGATGGGGCGACGTATGCGTCTATCGCACATATCGATATCACACAGCGGAAGCAACGAGAGGCGACGCTCGAAGCGGCCAACGACATCTGTACCGACGCGAACCGGACGTTCACGGAACAGCTCAACGCGCTGCTAGAACTCGGCTGTGAGACGCTCGAAACGTCGTTTGGGACGCTCTCCCAGACCCACGGCGACGAATACGTGTTCGAGGCGGTCACCGCACCCCCGACTGTCGACCTCGAAGCGGGCAGAACGGCCAGCATCGAGTCCCTCCCGAACTGCAGACACGTCGTCGAACACCGAGAACCGCTCGCGATCAGCGATGTTGAAGCAGAAGCGCCAGACCTCGCTGACCCGGAGTGGGGAATTGCGAGCTACATCGGCGCACCCGTTGTTGTCGACGGGGCCGTGTACGGGACGTTCTGCTTCTATGGGCTGGAACCGCGCGAGACGGTGTTCACGCAGTGGGACCTGACGTTCGTCCGGTTGCTCTCGGACTGGGCGGGCTACGAACTCGAACGACAGCGCCACACGGAACAGCGCAATGCGTTGAACACTGCCCTCCCAGACCCCAGTTTCATCATTGATGCGGAAGGGCGGTTCCTCGACTGCCTGACCGACCCCGAGACGATGCTGACGGTAGACGATACGGACACGCTTGTCGGCCAGACGCTACACGAATTCTTCCCCGACGACACTGCGGATTCGCTACTGGAGACCGTTCGTACGGCCCTCCGAACCGGGCTGTTTCAGTCCGTGGAGTACAGTCTGCAAGTTCCCGGTGGCAAGCGGTGGTTCGAGGCGCGAGTCGCGCCGCTCGAAAGTCGCGCGTACGACCTCGATACCGTCATCTTCGTCGCTCGAGATATCACCGCTCACAAAGAGCGCCAAGCCGAGCTCGAACGACAGCGTGATGAACTCGAACAGGCACAGCGACTCAACGTACTGGGCAGAGAGATAGCGAAGGCGCTCCAAGACACACAGACCCGCGAGGAAATCGAATCGGCAGTGTGTACACATCTCACCGAGTCGGACCTGTACCAAGCCGTGTGGGCCGGGAGCCGCGGGAGTGCCACGAGGATAGCACTGGGTGCCGCCGCCGGGATTGACACAGCAACGCCGGAGCATATTTCCCCCGGCGAGCACAGCCTCGCCAGAGACGCCATCGACACCGGCGAGGTGCAGGTCGTCGAGGATATCGCTGACCTGTCGACGCCCTCGGACACCAAGAGAGACCGGCCACTAATCGCAGACCGCTGCTCCGTCGCGGCAGTTCCTCTGACTACTGGCGAAACCACATACGGCGTGTTGATGGTGTATGCATCGACCGAAGCGACGATTGGCTGTCGTGAATCGGACATCCTAGCAGATCTAGGGCGACTCATCGCGCTTTCCATCCAGCGCGTCCACAGTCAGCAGTCACTGCTGGCGGCGACGACCGTCGAGCTAGAGTTCCTGACGCCGGATTCCGACGATATCTTCGCCAGCCTCTCCGCGATGCTGGACTGTTCGTTCACGCTTGAACGGCGCGTCCCGACCAGTTCCGGGAGCTGCCTCCACTACGTTCGCGTCAGCGGTGGAGACACTGACCGGGTGTGTCAGGCGCTCACTGAGGTGCCGTCGGTCGAGTCCTGTGCCGTCGTGGAAACGGCGGCGGAGAACCGAGCACCTCTGCTCGAAGTCACGCTCAACGAGATAGCCGCATCGCCGTTTGACACGCTCACAGATTACGGCGGGGCCGTGCGGCGGGCCGTCGCAGCGGACGGTGACCTGCGGTTCGCAACAGAGATGGCACCGGATATCAACGTTCGCGCCGTCGTTGAGGCGATTCAGGAGGTAGCGCCCGGGACAGAACTGCGGAGCAAGCAGTACGTCGATCAGCCGGTCTCGACGGTGACGGACTTCCAGACACAGATACGCGACCGGCTGACGCCGAAACAGGCCGCCGCGCTCAAGACTGCCTATGCACGCGGCTACTACGACTGGCCGCGAGGGAGTTCCGCCGAGGAGCTGGCTGAGACACTCGATATCTCCGCGCCGACCTTACACTACCGTCTGCGGAAGGCCCACGACGCCGTCATCGGCGCGCTGTTCGGCTCGGGAACCGGATCCGAGAAACTCGACTGA
- a CDS encoding HTH domain-containing protein, protein MDSTANPVRVELFVRSLCPEDALQQQSYVLDRLQALEEAGRIEDLSIVIWGRRIEPRLAQRTAEGRHLLEQLSMFRQWERDTDASLDAFDWQHPVTNMVSDESVSVITLPTLALAEYVGDDLQHVAPCTRNGTVHRVTDRVSRLTDTADLADELEHERTVVQ, encoded by the coding sequence ATGGATTCCACTGCCAACCCAGTTCGCGTCGAACTGTTCGTCCGGTCCCTTTGTCCGGAAGATGCACTGCAACAACAGAGCTACGTGCTTGACCGGTTACAGGCTCTCGAGGAGGCGGGCCGTATCGAGGACCTGTCGATAGTTATCTGGGGTCGCCGGATCGAACCGCGACTCGCACAGCGGACTGCGGAGGGTCGACACCTGTTGGAGCAGCTTTCCATGTTTAGACAGTGGGAGCGCGACACTGACGCCTCGCTTGACGCTTTCGACTGGCAGCACCCAGTGACGAACATGGTTTCCGACGAGTCGGTCAGCGTCATCACGCTGCCGACACTTGCCCTCGCCGAATACGTTGGCGATGACCTCCAGCACGTCGCCCCCTGTACGCGGAATGGAACGGTTCACCGCGTCACCGACCGTGTTAGCCGCCTTACCGATACCGCAGACTTGGCCGACGAACTTGAACATGAGCGTACTGTGGTACAGTAG
- a CDS encoding methyl-accepting chemotaxis protein, with protein MQASATLEEDVADDITALSETQAAQLDDWLTTSRRDARSVSRLPVFTDGTNTEKQQRLEALRSNEELPPGVVAVHYFDTETNEIRASSNRDFIGVNAAEQGAPFATDPPQFDSPDDTHVTEPFSVSVVDHPIVAVVSPVPGDEDRALVYMVDLREKADQISNQRDGSFTTVVNTDGEFVSHPNHSMIGSTAPISQMDSDPLGTLESGQSAFHETESMLMGLTRLESQDWVVMVHSDPEVAYALSDQINSDLIGLILLAVVNLGLIGVTIGGNTIASLRRLSVKAEAMAGGNLDVDLDTSREDEFGTLYAAFDNMRTNLRTQISEAETAKQEAEEAKEQAQAAREDVESERNEMEALTGHLELKAQQYSDALDAAANGDLTARVDTDSMNDAMAEVGEDINTTLDALEDTIADMKAFAANVIQSSDRVNSNAERVDRASKQVSKSINEIFEGTTEQNEGLESAAAEMQNLSATAQQVASSAQQVADTSQSAADVGEDGREAAQEAIAEMSAIEDETGETVEEINALDDELDEIGEIVGVITSIVEQTNMLALNASIEAAHADGDGEGFAVVADEIKGLAEETKEAAADIEQRIEAIQEQAGDTVETMESTSTRITEGVSTVEETVDALETIVEYTEEVDTGIQEIDRATEEQARTAQDVMGTIDDLTTISQQTATEADTVAGAAQDQSASIDEVSDSATELRQRADDLESLLARFTVESSAGTDADSTAAVGDD; from the coding sequence GTGCAGGCGTCCGCCACTCTCGAAGAAGACGTGGCGGACGACATCACAGCGCTGTCAGAGACGCAGGCCGCACAGCTAGACGATTGGCTGACAACATCGCGCCGGGATGCCCGGTCAGTATCGCGACTCCCCGTATTCACCGACGGAACCAACACGGAGAAACAGCAACGACTGGAGGCGTTACGGTCTAACGAGGAGCTGCCGCCCGGTGTCGTCGCAGTGCACTACTTCGACACTGAGACCAACGAGATCCGCGCCAGTTCGAACCGGGATTTCATCGGGGTCAACGCTGCCGAGCAGGGGGCGCCGTTCGCTACGGACCCGCCGCAGTTCGACAGTCCCGACGACACCCACGTGACGGAGCCGTTCTCCGTCTCGGTCGTTGACCACCCGATAGTTGCTGTCGTTTCACCAGTCCCCGGAGACGAGGACAGAGCGCTCGTGTATATGGTAGACCTCCGGGAGAAGGCCGACCAGATATCGAACCAGCGCGATGGGTCATTTACGACGGTCGTCAACACTGACGGCGAGTTCGTTTCACACCCTAACCACTCGATGATCGGGTCGACGGCTCCGATTTCCCAGATGGACTCGGACCCACTGGGCACGCTTGAATCCGGACAGAGTGCATTCCACGAAACAGAGAGTATGTTGATGGGGCTGACCCGCCTCGAATCGCAGGACTGGGTCGTTATGGTCCATTCTGACCCGGAGGTCGCTTACGCTCTGAGCGACCAGATCAACTCCGACCTCATCGGGCTTATCCTACTTGCCGTCGTCAACCTCGGGCTCATCGGGGTCACGATTGGTGGGAACACGATCGCCTCGCTGCGGCGGCTTTCAGTGAAGGCCGAAGCGATGGCGGGGGGCAACCTCGATGTCGATCTCGATACGTCGCGAGAAGACGAGTTCGGAACGCTGTACGCGGCCTTCGACAATATGCGGACGAACCTCCGGACACAGATATCCGAAGCCGAAACTGCCAAGCAGGAAGCCGAGGAGGCCAAAGAGCAGGCACAGGCGGCCCGCGAGGACGTCGAATCCGAACGCAACGAGATGGAGGCGCTGACCGGCCACCTCGAACTCAAGGCCCAGCAGTACAGCGACGCGCTCGACGCCGCCGCCAACGGCGACCTTACCGCACGGGTAGACACCGACAGTATGAACGACGCGATGGCGGAGGTCGGTGAGGACATCAACACGACGCTGGACGCGCTCGAAGACACTATCGCCGACATGAAGGCGTTCGCGGCGAACGTCATCCAGTCAAGCGACCGTGTCAACTCGAACGCGGAACGAGTCGACCGGGCCAGCAAGCAGGTGTCGAAGTCGATAAACGAGATTTTCGAGGGCACGACTGAGCAAAACGAGGGGCTTGAATCGGCGGCCGCCGAGATGCAGAACCTCTCGGCGACCGCCCAGCAGGTCGCCTCCTCCGCTCAACAGGTTGCTGATACGTCCCAGTCAGCCGCTGACGTCGGCGAGGACGGCCGCGAAGCCGCCCAAGAGGCTATCGCGGAGATGAGCGCCATCGAGGACGAGACCGGCGAGACCGTCGAGGAGATCAACGCGCTCGACGACGAACTCGACGAGATCGGCGAGATCGTCGGTGTCATCACGAGCATTGTCGAGCAGACGAACATGCTCGCGCTGAACGCCTCCATCGAGGCCGCCCACGCCGACGGTGACGGTGAAGGCTTTGCCGTCGTCGCAGACGAGATCAAGGGTCTCGCAGAGGAGACCAAGGAGGCCGCCGCCGACATCGAACAGCGCATCGAAGCCATTCAGGAACAGGCCGGCGACACGGTCGAAACGATGGAATCGACCAGTACCCGGATCACCGAAGGCGTCTCGACAGTCGAGGAGACCGTCGACGCGCTGGAGACAATCGTCGAGTACACGGAAGAGGTCGACACCGGCATTCAGGAGATCGACCGGGCGACCGAGGAGCAGGCCCGGACTGCACAGGACGTGATGGGGACCATCGACGACCTGACGACGATCAGTCAGCAGACGGCGACGGAAGCCGATACCGTGGCCGGCGCGGCACAGGACCAGTCCGCGTCTATCGACGAAGTGTCGGACTCCGCGACGGAACTCCGACAGCGTGCTGACGACCTCGAATCGCTACTGGCTCGCTTTACGGTCGAGAGCTCGGCCGGCACAGACGCCGACAGCACGGCTGCGGTGGGGGACGACTAA
- a CDS encoding NADPH:quinone reductase, protein MRAVRFHEYGGADVLRVDDIERPTPDPDEVLLEVEAAAVNPVDTYFRTGGYEPGELPWTPGSDCAGTIVATGENVATFAEGDRAFATGLGNWLQGTCAEYVTVPESHLAHLPEGVSAEAGAAAALVGVTAWQTLVDTCSLEPAERALIHGGSGGVGHVAVQLAAANGAQVTTTASPTYHDQLADLGADDVFDYARDDLADAVGGAGAPDVILDHRLDDYLAFDAEVAAQGARIAAIGNTDPAATFENVPRCRAKALSVHHVSMFNTPDFGAVLGRLATLMADNDLTPVVARRYDLDEVPSAHEAVLNDSFLGKLVVTP, encoded by the coding sequence ATGCGTGCTGTACGATTCCACGAATACGGCGGGGCGGACGTGCTCCGCGTCGACGACATCGAACGACCGACACCAGACCCCGACGAGGTCCTGCTCGAAGTCGAGGCAGCCGCGGTCAATCCGGTCGATACGTACTTCCGGACTGGCGGCTACGAACCGGGCGAACTGCCCTGGACACCCGGCTCCGACTGTGCCGGGACCATCGTTGCGACCGGAGAGAACGTCGCTACCTTCGCCGAGGGCGACCGGGCGTTCGCGACCGGGCTGGGAAACTGGCTTCAGGGGACCTGCGCGGAGTATGTCACCGTTCCCGAGTCACATCTGGCGCACCTCCCCGAGGGGGTGTCAGCCGAAGCGGGGGCGGCCGCCGCGCTGGTCGGCGTCACCGCTTGGCAGACGCTCGTCGACACCTGCTCGCTGGAGCCGGCCGAGCGGGCGCTGATTCACGGCGGGAGCGGCGGTGTGGGCCACGTTGCGGTCCAGTTGGCTGCGGCGAACGGAGCGCAGGTCACCACGACCGCGTCGCCGACCTACCACGACCAACTGGCCGACCTCGGCGCGGACGACGTGTTCGACTACGCCCGGGACGACCTCGCCGACGCAGTGGGCGGCGCGGGCGCGCCGGACGTGATTCTCGACCACCGTCTCGACGATTACCTCGCCTTTGACGCCGAGGTGGCTGCGCAGGGCGCTCGAATCGCCGCCATCGGCAACACTGACCCCGCGGCGACCTTCGAGAACGTCCCGCGCTGTCGAGCGAAGGCCCTCAGCGTCCACCACGTCTCGATGTTCAACACGCCCGATTTCGGCGCAGTGCTTGGCCGGCTCGCGACGCTCATGGCCGATAACGATCTGACGCCCGTCGTCGCTCGGCGGTACGACCTCGACGAAGTCCCGTCCGCCCACGAAGCCGTGTTGAACGACAGCTTCCTCGGCAAACTCGTCGTCACCCCGTAG
- a CDS encoding SDR family oxidoreductase, with amino-acid sequence MSVEFNFDGEVALITGIGGALGSAVANAFLEAGATVCGSDIIEPNTEDFLLSDPDSVDFYQADFSDEAAVAETIETVIDEHGRLDYLLNIVGTWRGDTPIHETDADTFDFLFDVNLKTMFLASKHAIPHLREGEGSIVSVSARTSLQGGDGDGIYRASKAGVRLLTETIAEENAGTVRANAVMPSVIDTPMNREMMPDADFETWVDPKDIADVLLFLCSDAAAVTSGAAVPVYGEV; translated from the coding sequence ATGTCAGTGGAATTTAATTTCGACGGCGAGGTGGCACTGATTACGGGCATCGGCGGAGCGTTGGGGAGTGCGGTCGCAAACGCCTTCCTCGAAGCCGGAGCGACCGTCTGTGGGAGCGACATCATCGAACCGAACACCGAGGACTTCCTGCTGTCAGACCCCGACAGCGTGGATTTCTACCAGGCAGACTTCAGCGACGAGGCCGCCGTTGCCGAGACCATCGAGACAGTCATCGACGAACACGGCCGACTGGACTACCTGCTGAACATCGTCGGGACGTGGCGCGGCGACACACCGATTCACGAGACGGACGCGGACACGTTCGATTTCCTGTTCGATGTGAATCTGAAGACGATGTTTCTGGCGTCGAAACACGCGATTCCGCACTTGCGGGAGGGCGAGGGCTCAATCGTTTCCGTCTCTGCACGGACATCACTTCAGGGCGGTGACGGCGACGGCATCTACCGGGCGTCGAAAGCCGGCGTCCGACTCCTGACCGAGACCATCGCGGAAGAGAACGCCGGGACAGTGCGAGCAAACGCTGTCATGCCGAGTGTGATTGACACCCCGATGAACCGCGAGATGATGCCCGACGCCGACTTCGAGACGTGGGTCGACCCGAAAGACATCGCCGACGTACTGCTGTTCCTCTGTTCCGACGCCGCAGCCGTGACCAGTGGTGCGGCCGTTCCGGTGTACGGCGAGGTCTGA